In a single window of the Euleptes europaea isolate rEulEur1 chromosome 4, rEulEur1.hap1, whole genome shotgun sequence genome:
- the LOC130476552 gene encoding C-type lectin domain family 5 member A-like, protein MNWNLMTQLGTIVILKAIASSLFLMYSSQIFYTPVLREEPTSITKGCSVSWSFFNGKCYYFSTRSQTWDESLVTCAEFDSHLAVVNGKEELMFLKNRTQHERHFIITSQRDAEFDSSPRSFSCVVVGFNSVDSASCTTRHRCICEKNA, encoded by the exons ATGAACTGGAACCTCATGACTCAACTTGGGACCATTGTCATTTTGAAGGCGATAGCATCTTCTCTGTTTCTGatgtatt cttCACAGATTTTCTATACTCCTGTTCTGCGAGAAGAACCCACCAGCATCACTAAAG GCTGCTCTGTCAGCTGGTCATTCTTCAATGGCAAATGCTACTACTTTTCTACCAGATCACAAACATGGGATGAGAGCCTGGTGACCTGTGCTGAATTTGATTCTCATCTCGCAGTTGTCAATGGCAAAGAAGAATTG ATGTTCCTGAAGAACAGAACTCAACACGAAAGGCATTTTATCATCACGAGTCAGAGAGATGCAGA ATTTGATTCCAGCCCAAGAAGTTTTTCATGTGTTGTGGTTGGATTCAATTCCGTTGATTCAGCATCTTGCACTACACGACACCGCTGCATTTGTGAGAAGAATGCCTAA